A DNA window from Streptococcus mutans contains the following coding sequences:
- the serS gene encoding serine--tRNA ligase yields the protein MLDIKRIRNDFDQIAEKLARRGVDEKTLHDLKELDLKRRQLLIKSEEAKAERNTASAAIAQAKRNQEDASEQIAAMQKLSAEIKALDAQLAEIDEQLKTFTTTLPNIPADDVPLGADEDENVEMRRWGKPRQFDFDIKAHWDLGEDLDILDWERGSKVTGSRFLFYKGLGARLERAIYNFMLDEHAKEGYTEVIPPYMVNHDSMFGTGQYPKFKEDTFELADNDYVLIPTAEVPLTNYYRGEIIDGKELPIYFTAMSPSFRSEAGSAGRDTRGLIRLHQFHKVEMVKFAKPEDSYNELEKMTANAENILQKLELPYRVITLCTGDMGFSAAKTYDLEVWIPAQNTYREISSCSNTEDFQARRAQIRYRDEVDGKVKLLHTLNGSGLAVGRTVAAILENYQNADGSVTIPEVLRPYMGGTEMIVS from the coding sequence ATGTTAGACATTAAACGCATTCGTAATGATTTTGATCAAATTGCTGAAAAATTGGCAAGACGTGGGGTTGATGAAAAGACACTACACGATTTGAAAGAACTGGATCTTAAACGTCGCCAACTGCTTATCAAATCAGAAGAAGCTAAAGCTGAACGCAATACTGCTTCTGCAGCTATCGCTCAAGCTAAGCGTAATCAAGAAGATGCATCAGAACAGATTGCTGCTATGCAAAAATTATCTGCTGAAATCAAAGCACTTGACGCCCAATTGGCCGAAATAGATGAGCAATTGAAAACATTTACAACAACTCTCCCAAATATTCCAGCAGATGATGTCCCTCTTGGTGCTGACGAAGATGAAAATGTTGAAATGCGCCGCTGGGGAAAACCACGTCAATTTGATTTTGACATCAAAGCGCACTGGGATCTTGGCGAAGATCTTGATATTCTTGATTGGGAACGTGGTTCTAAAGTAACAGGTTCGCGTTTCCTCTTTTACAAAGGTTTGGGAGCCCGCCTAGAACGTGCTATCTATAATTTCATGCTAGATGAACACGCTAAAGAAGGCTATACAGAAGTTATTCCGCCTTATATGGTCAATCATGATTCTATGTTTGGCACAGGACAGTATCCAAAATTTAAAGAAGATACCTTTGAATTAGCTGACAATGATTATGTCTTGATTCCAACTGCTGAAGTGCCTTTAACCAACTACTACCGCGGTGAAATCATCGATGGTAAAGAGCTTCCTATTTACTTTACAGCCATGAGCCCTTCTTTTCGTTCGGAGGCTGGTTCTGCTGGTCGTGATACGCGTGGACTTATCCGCCTCCATCAATTTCATAAAGTAGAAATGGTCAAATTTGCCAAACCAGAAGATTCTTATAATGAATTGGAAAAAATGACAGCCAATGCTGAAAATATCCTGCAAAAATTAGAATTGCCATATCGGGTTATTACCTTGTGTACTGGCGACATGGGCTTTTCGGCTGCCAAGACCTATGACTTAGAAGTCTGGATTCCCGCACAAAATACTTATCGTGAAATTTCATCTTGTTCCAATACAGAAGATTTCCAAGCACGTCGTGCGCAAATTCGTTACCGTGATGAAGTCGATGGCAAGGTGAAACTTCTTCACACCCTAAACGGTTCAGGACTGGCAGTTGGACGTACCGTTGCTGCCATTCTTGAAAATTACCAAAATGCAGATGGTTCCGTGACGATTCCTGAAGTCCTTCGTCCTTATATGGGTGGCACTGAGATGATTGTTTCTTAA
- a CDS encoding acyltransferase, producing MNKKNEKIKSLPYNAGIDFLRIFAMFMIVVTHVLGIGGIRSTVKENFDLYYFVTWGIQVSAYSAVNCYALISGYVGVDSPYRYSKCLSLWLQVFFYTLLFILFFTFLQKPITYHDWIQAFFPIITGQYWYVTAYFGLLIFMPILNLALRKLNTKDLKHIVLLAIIFFSVLPALLNTKVDEFSFAKGFSMNWLSVLYIIGAYLKRLDLKRLFSRKFLLFLCLMAMAVTFITKVFIGDIWYWYTSPTLLCEAVTIFIFFVTLDIKKTSRLFRIIKRMAPATLGVYLFHLNPLLVKFLLKDGFESFVTAPIWLFPFLILGMALLIYLVSTLVELLRIKLFAYLKVRHLILKLDTYLPFDN from the coding sequence ATGAATAAGAAGAATGAAAAAATAAAAAGTTTACCATATAATGCTGGAATAGATTTCTTACGTATTTTTGCCATGTTTATGATTGTGGTGACGCATGTTTTGGGGATAGGCGGCATTCGCTCAACTGTAAAAGAGAATTTTGACCTTTATTATTTTGTGACATGGGGAATTCAAGTATCTGCCTATAGTGCGGTTAATTGCTATGCTTTGATTAGTGGTTACGTTGGTGTTGATTCACCTTATCGTTATTCAAAATGTCTCTCATTGTGGTTACAGGTCTTCTTCTATACTTTATTATTTATCTTATTTTTTACTTTTTTGCAAAAGCCTATAACATACCATGATTGGATACAGGCTTTCTTCCCTATTATCACAGGTCAATATTGGTATGTAACAGCTTATTTTGGACTCTTGATTTTTATGCCTATTTTGAATCTAGCTTTAAGAAAGTTGAATACCAAAGATTTGAAACATATTGTCCTTTTAGCGATCATCTTCTTTTCTGTTCTTCCTGCATTATTGAATACCAAAGTAGATGAATTTTCATTTGCTAAGGGTTTTAGTATGAACTGGTTGAGTGTACTGTACATTATTGGAGCTTATTTGAAGCGGCTTGACTTAAAGCGTTTATTCAGTCGTAAATTTTTACTTTTTCTGTGTTTAATGGCAATGGCAGTGACTTTTATAACCAAAGTATTTATTGGAGATATCTGGTACTGGTATACCTCTCCCACTCTTCTTTGTGAGGCAGTGACTATTTTTATCTTTTTTGTCACTTTAGATATTAAAAAGACTAGTAGATTGTTTAGAATCATTAAACGAATGGCGCCGGCAACATTAGGAGTTTATCTTTTTCATCTAAATCCCCTTTTGGTTAAATTTCTTTTAAAAGATGGTTTTGAGTCATTTGTGACTGCTCCTATATGGCTTTTTCCTTTTTTGATTTTAGGGATGGCGCTCCTTATTTACCTCGTTTCGACTCTAGTTGAGCTTTTACGGATAAAACTTTTTGCTTATCTTAAGGTCAGACACCTTATTCTTAAATTGGATACTTATCTGCCGTTTGACAATTAA